A stretch of DNA from Leptospira barantonii:
CACCTGACTCTTCTATCCCGATCAACACGGAATACTACTCAGAACTCACTGATTACTTCTTAGATACCTTCTACCCTAAATACTGTCCTGACTGTGACATACAACTTCGGAAGCGAGTAAGCACAAGAGAGTATTTGATTCGCTGTGAAGTCTGCCATCATCAAGCATCCAGGCTTTCCTTCACTCCCTTGCATCACTTTAAACTACCGCTCTGGACATTTGGATATGTATTGAATGAAGCTTACCTCAGAAGTCCGAAAGTCCTAACTGCTTCAGAGATTCAAAGAAAAGTAGGGGTGTCTTACAAGACTGCCTTACTGTTAAAGAGAAGAGTTCAGTTGTTCGCAACCGAACAACGCGACATATTCAGAAATCTAATATTCCAAAAGCTGAATCAACAGTTTCAAAATTTTCAACTTCCAGAAGCTCCGGACTTAAGCTCAAAAGCTTACCTGGAGGACTCACTTAAGAGAAAGAATAAGAGTTTTAATCATGTGACTACTCCAGGTAAGGCGATGAAGAAAGCTTTAAAGGGTAAGACACAAGTTAACGCCGATACCTTAGTGCTGTTCTCAGCCTCTCAGAGAGCCAACAAAGGCCGCAGAAGGCACAAACACGGCGGTTCTACAGCGTCCATTTATATGAGCGACAAACTCGGTGGCAAGCAAATTGGCACGTTAGTTCAGACAATTGCGACGAGTGATGGAGCGTTAATTCTGGATTCAATTCCTGATCAGAAGATGAATACTCTCGGTCCGCTCTTCCTCAAAAACCTTCCGCATTCAACTCCAGTGTTTACTGACAGTGCTTATACGTGGCTCGGATCAGTTTATGAGAACCATCGAATGGTAAATCACTCAGCGCGATCTAAGGACTCACGATATCAGTGGGCGAGGAATCGATGGAGTAAAGATGGAGTTCACATTCAGTATGCTGAAGGGAATCACAGAGTGATTAAACAGGCTTTCTCCGAGTACGGATATGTTCGACCTGAATATTCTCAGCTATATCTCAATGAATTTTGTTTCTTCAAGAACTTAAAAGCCTTTGGTGCTGAAGAGCTTGTGAGTGCGGTGAAGAAAGAGAGAGGAATTGAGGCTGGAGAGAGTAGTGGCTTGAGTGCTTCATCACCTTCATCTACTCCTGTTCAGGATGTCAAAGTAGGCCGCAAGTCAGTCCTCCAGAGTCCTTCTCTTGCTTCAGAAGCGAAAGAGAAGACTCGGAAGAATGTGCGGATTATACAGAAGAAATCCCTAACGCAACACTTCGTTGATCAATTTTCCTAAAAGAGAATCTTGAGTCTGAACTGTCTTCTGGTTCGCTTCATAAGAACGGTTGACTTCGATCATTTCAACCATCTCCGTAACAACGCTCACGTTAGACGCTTCTAGATAACCTTGTAGGATAGAAGGCTCGTCCTTGAGATCAAAGGGAACCGGTTCACCGGACTCGGGGGTGTCGGCGTAAAAAGAATCACCTTCTTTGTCCAAGTGGCGCGGATTTTCAACGGTTCTAATTTTAAGTTTATCTAATAGAACGGGAGTTTCAAAACGATTCTTATCAAGTGAGGTTCCGTTTATAGGGTCGTTTCCGATTTCACCGTTGATCCAAACCTCGCCGTTTTCTTTGATCAAAAAGTTTCCTCTTGCGACTCGAATCGGACCATTCTCACCCATCAAAGGAAAACCTTGAGGAGTCACGAGATAGCCGTTCGTATCCATAACAAAGGCGCCGCTTCTGGAAAGTCTTTCGCCGCGGTTTGTCATAACGCTGAAGAATGCAGGATGTTCGTTACCGGGTTTGTCTTGAAGCATAAGATCGAAAGGGTTCTCGGTTTTTTTGACGGCGCCTTGTTCGAAACGGGTGTAAACCTCGTTCACTTCGCCGCCTAATCCGAGTTTGCCGACTACCGGAGCCGTATCGAAGGAGCCCATGGGAACCTTTCCGACGCCGTCTTCGTCGAAACGATGGAGCAGGAGTTCCGGAAACGTTTTGAAAACGGTGGTATCTCTTTTAAACGCGGTTTTATCTACGTTGGCGAGATTGTTGGAAATCACGTCCATGCGGGTTTGTTGAATGATCATCCCGTTGGCGCCTGTGTACATTCCTCTGAGCATAGTGGTTCTCCTGATCCTTTAAAAAGATCGGAGAATTTTCGAAATCCCATAACGATTTTGAGGACATAAAATCGGAAACGGGGAAGAATCTTTTACTTTTTCCTGCCCTTAAGCGTGATTAGAAGGTTGCAATTCTCGAGAGAACTGCCGGTTTTTAATTCGAAGTCGTGTTTCAGTTCCGAAAGAATTCTTTCCTGAAGTTTAGAATCCAGATCGATATCGTAGATTTCTCCGGTTTCCTCGTCGATCGCGTGGTGATGATTTTCAACATTGGAATCATACAGAGTGATTCCCGACTTGAGTTCGAGAAGGTTTACGATTCCTTTTTCGGCGAACAATTTCAAATTATTGAATATAGTCGCGCGAGAAGCGTTCGGCATGTGTTCGTTTACCAACTGAAAAACCTGATCCGCCGTAAGATGTTGAGGTTCGGAAAGCAATAGGTTAGCCATCTGCAATCTTTGAACCGTCACATTGATCCCGGCGTCTTCCAGAATTTTCTTGCTTCTTTCGTAAGAATCCTTCATGAGATCAGCCTCCTATAGGCCTCGTTTTTTGTCTATAATTTAGACTGATTCTAAAAAAAGACTTGAACTAATTTTTTCTTTTTTTAGAATTAGTCTAAATTAAGAATTTATTTAAAAAAGTAAAATTTTGAAAGAATTCTTAGATTTAGGAGGTTTTACGATGAATTCTCAATCTCAAACCGATTTCACGGTTTCGAACCAAGGAAGAATTTCTCAGCAAGCCCTTTCCGAATTTTCACAAGCCTGGACCCAATATCAGAAAAGTATGAGATCGGAAAACCCGGCTTTCGACTCTGCAAGAAACGGAGACGTGGGTTCGTTGCGGATGCAAATTCGTTCTTTAAGCGGCCTTGAAGAGAAGAACACAAAGGGTTACACCTTACTCATGTTAGCCGCTTACAACGGTCAAGAAGAAGCGGTTCGTTTTTTAATATCCGTCGGTGCAGACGTAAATTCTACGGATCTCGGCGGGAACTCGATCTTAATGGGAGCGGCTTTCAAAGGTCACGCGAAAGTAGTGGAACTCCTTCTTCGAGCGGGAGCGGATCTCAACTATAAAAATCCGAAAGGTCAAAACGCATTCCAATTTTCGAATATGTTTGGAAGAACGGAAGTGAGCGCGCTTTTGGAAGATTCTTCCACGAATCAAAGTCGAACGCCGACCCGAGTTCGTTTCGATCGATTCTTATCCTTTTTCAAATTTTGGATCTTATTTCTTTCACAACTTACAAAAGGAGAAAAACAATGAGTAAGAAAATACTTACCACGGCCGGAGGTCATCCGGTTCCACAAAATCAACATTCGGTCACCGCAGGAGCAATGGGTCCGATTCTCATCCAGGACACTCATCTGATCGAAAAACTCGCACACTTCAATCGGGAAAGAATTCCGGAAAGAGTGGTTCACGCAAAAGGTGCGGGCGCTTACGGAACCTTGACGATCACAAACGATCTTTCTAAATATTCCAGAGCTTCCGTTTTTTCGAAAGCGGGAAAACAAACTCCGTTGTTTCTTCGATTCTCTACGGTTGCGGGTGAAAAAGGTTCTGCGGATACGGAAAGAGATCCGAGAGGATTTGCGATCAAGTTTTATACGGAAGAAGGGAATTGGGATCTTGTTGGAAACAACACGCCGATTTTTTTCGAAAGAGATCCTTTGAAGTTTCCGGACTTCATTCATTCTCAAAAAAGAGATCCGGTTACGGGTTATAAAAATCCGTTTCGTATGTGGGATTATTGGGCAAAGGCTCCGGAAGCGTTACATCAGATGACGATCCTTTTTGGCGATCGAGGAATCCCGGACGGTTATCGTTTTATGAACGGTTACGGAAGTCATACATTCGGACTTTGGAATACGAAGGGAGAACGTTTTTGGGTGAAGTTTCACTTCAAGTCCATGCAGGGGATCAAAAATCTCACCGCGGAGAAAGCGTCCGCGTTAGCCGGAACCGATCCGGATTATGCGACCAGGGATTTGTTCGAAGCGATCGAAAGAAAAGAATTTCCGAAATGGAAGTTAAACGTTCAGATCATGCCCGAAAAGGAAGCGGAAACGTATAAGTTCAATCCGTTCGATCTGACGAAGGTATGGTCTCATAAGGATTATCCTTTGATCGAAGTCGGCGTGATGGAACTGAATGCGAATCCGAAAAATTATTTCGAAGAAGTGGAGCAGGCCGCATTCTCCCCGTCGAACATGCCTCCGGGTATCGGAGCGTCTCCCGATAAGATGTTACAAGGAAGATTGTTCGCATATCCGGACGCGCAGCGATATCGTTTGGGAGTTCAGTATCAACAACTTCCGGTCAACAAAGCTAGAAACTCGGTAAACGTTTATCACAGAGACGGTAGCGTTAAGTTTCAATACGACGGAAACTATGATAACTATGAACCGAACGGTTTTGACGGACCGACTCAGGACGCGTCCTTTGCGGAACCTCCGTTGAAGATTTCGGGTGACGCGGATCGATATGATTCTCACAAGGGGAACGACGACTATTCTCAGGCTGGAGATTTGTATCGGATGATGAGCACGGAGGAAAGAGAAAGGCTGACTTCAACGATCGCTTCGACGATGAGCGGTCTTCCGAAAGGTTTGATCGTCGCCAATCTCAAACATTTTTACAAATGTGATCCGGAATACGGAACGAAGCTCGCTGAAAAGACCGGGGTTAACGTCGCGGATTTGAAAAAAGATTAAACCAAAGTCTCGTTTATCAAAATTGATAAGCGAAATCCAACAAAACCAAAGAATGGAGGGAGGATTATCCGCTGGGAACCTCTCTCTTTTTTTATTTTTAAGTCGTTCAAAACGCACCTTTCGGTGAATTTTCGTATAAAACTGGTTTTTTTATTAAACCATCGGAGTCAAAGAATATGTAGTTTTATTATTAAACCAGAATGCCGGAGGGCTAAAACGATGAGATTTAAGGATAAGAAGGTTTTGATTACCGGGGGAAACAGCGGGATCGGTTTTGCCGCGGCGAAATTGTTCGCGGAAGAAGGGGCTTACGTGATCATCACGGGAAGGGATCAGGACAAACTCGATTCTTCCCAAAAAGAATCGGGTTCTAAAGCAAGGGCTTATCGAGCCGACGTGTTGGATTCAAAGGAAAGGGAGAATTTGTTTCGATCCATTCAGGAAGAATTCGGTCAACTGGATATCGTGTTTGCGAACGCGGGCATCATGAAACCGACTCCGGCGGGACAAACCACCGAAGAAACATTCGACGACGTTCTTCGCGTTAATATCACCGGAGTTTTTCTCACCGTTCAATCCGCACTTCCTTTGATGAAGAAGGGAGGTTCGATCGTGTTAAACGGATCTATCATCAGTACGATCGGTCTTGCGGGTACTTCCGCGTATGCGGCGAGTAAGGCGGGTGTTCGTGCGATGACTCGCTCTCTTGCGGCGGAACTGAGTCCGAGAGGAATTCGCATTAATATTGTCGTTCCCGGAGCCGCGAGAACTCCGATCTGGGGTCCTGCGGAAGCGGCTAACGTTAGATTTGACGTAATCGCAAATTCGATTCCTTTAAACCGTGTGGGCGAGGCCGAAGAAATCGCAAAGGCGGTTTTATTCTTCGCATCGGACGATTCTTCCTATGTGCAAGGAGCCGAGATCATCGTTGACGGAGGTGCGAGTAGTTTACCCGCAGGGGCTCCGATTTATCTTGCCAAGTAAATACGATCTCCGAGATTCATAACATTCTCGGGTTCGAGAGGAGGGATCATTGTGAAACG
This window harbors:
- a CDS encoding transposase codes for the protein MFATEQRDIFRNLIFQKLNQQFQNFQLPEAPDLSSKAYLEDSLKRKNKSFNHVTTPGKAMKKALKGKTQVNADTLVLFSASQRANKGRRRHKHGGSTASIYMSDKLGGKQIGTLVQTIATSDGALILDSIPDQKMNTLGPLFLKNLPHSTPVFTDSAYTWLGSVYENHRMVNHSARSKDSRYQWARNRWSKDGVHIQYAEGNHRVIKQAFSEYGYVRPEYSQLYLNEFCFFKNLKAFGAEELVSAVKKERGIEAGESSGLSASSPSSTPVQDVKVGRKSVLQSPSLASEAKEKTRKNVRIIQKKSLTQHFVDQFS
- a CDS encoding flagellar hook-basal body protein — translated: MLRGMYTGANGMIIQQTRMDVISNNLANVDKTAFKRDTTVFKTFPELLLHRFDEDGVGKVPMGSFDTAPVVGKLGLGGEVNEVYTRFEQGAVKKTENPFDLMLQDKPGNEHPAFFSVMTNRGERLSRSGAFVMDTNGYLVTPQGFPLMGENGPIRVARGNFLIKENGEVWINGEIGNDPINGTSLDKNRFETPVLLDKLKIRTVENPRHLDKEGDSFYADTPESGEPVPFDLKDEPSILQGYLEASNVSVVTEMVEMIEVNRSYEANQKTVQTQDSLLGKLINEVLR
- the perRA gene encoding peroxide-responsive transcriptional repressor PerRA, which encodes MKDSYERSKKILEDAGINVTVQRLQMANLLLSEPQHLTADQVFQLVNEHMPNASRATIFNNLKLFAEKGIVNLLELKSGITLYDSNVENHHHAIDEETGEIYDIDLDSKLQERILSELKHDFELKTGSSLENCNLLITLKGRKK
- a CDS encoding ankyrin repeat domain-containing protein produces the protein MNSQSQTDFTVSNQGRISQQALSEFSQAWTQYQKSMRSENPAFDSARNGDVGSLRMQIRSLSGLEEKNTKGYTLLMLAAYNGQEEAVRFLISVGADVNSTDLGGNSILMGAAFKGHAKVVELLLRAGADLNYKNPKGQNAFQFSNMFGRTEVSALLEDSSTNQSRTPTRVRFDRFLSFFKFWILFLSQLTKGEKQ
- a CDS encoding catalase — translated: MSKKILTTAGGHPVPQNQHSVTAGAMGPILIQDTHLIEKLAHFNRERIPERVVHAKGAGAYGTLTITNDLSKYSRASVFSKAGKQTPLFLRFSTVAGEKGSADTERDPRGFAIKFYTEEGNWDLVGNNTPIFFERDPLKFPDFIHSQKRDPVTGYKNPFRMWDYWAKAPEALHQMTILFGDRGIPDGYRFMNGYGSHTFGLWNTKGERFWVKFHFKSMQGIKNLTAEKASALAGTDPDYATRDLFEAIERKEFPKWKLNVQIMPEKEAETYKFNPFDLTKVWSHKDYPLIEVGVMELNANPKNYFEEVEQAAFSPSNMPPGIGASPDKMLQGRLFAYPDAQRYRLGVQYQQLPVNKARNSVNVYHRDGSVKFQYDGNYDNYEPNGFDGPTQDASFAEPPLKISGDADRYDSHKGNDDYSQAGDLYRMMSTEERERLTSTIASTMSGLPKGLIVANLKHFYKCDPEYGTKLAEKTGVNVADLKKD
- a CDS encoding SDR family NAD(P)-dependent oxidoreductase, producing the protein MRFKDKKVLITGGNSGIGFAAAKLFAEEGAYVIITGRDQDKLDSSQKESGSKARAYRADVLDSKERENLFRSIQEEFGQLDIVFANAGIMKPTPAGQTTEETFDDVLRVNITGVFLTVQSALPLMKKGGSIVLNGSIISTIGLAGTSAYAASKAGVRAMTRSLAAELSPRGIRINIVVPGAARTPIWGPAEAANVRFDVIANSIPLNRVGEAEEIAKAVLFFASDDSSYVQGAEIIVDGGASSLPAGAPIYLAK